Proteins encoded together in one Pseudopipra pipra isolate bDixPip1 chromosome 23, bDixPip1.hap1, whole genome shotgun sequence window:
- the NECTIN1 gene encoding nectin-1 encodes MASRLQTSCRASWWTIGVCILAAALLPGLQAQTVLVNDTVSGFIGTDVVLHCSFTNPLPNVKITQVTWQKATNGTKQNVAIYNPAMGVSILSPYKERVTFRNPSFKDGTIQLSRLELEDEGVYICEFATFPTGNREGQLNLTVLAKPTNWMEGTKRPLIAKSGRTEKILVATCTSSNGKPPSTVTWDTKLKGEAEFQEIRNSNGTFTVISRYRLVPSREAHRQQLMCVVNYQLDRFTDSITLNVQYEPEVTIEGFDGNWFLNRKDVKLICKSDANPPAHTYEWKLPNGTLPGSVEIQNNTIYFKGPVSYSVAGTYVCEATNAIGTRSGLVEVNVTEFPYTPSPIDDHKSMVQPNIPTPVIGGIVGGVSLVLLVAVVLFVVLRRRRHTFKGDYSTKKHVYGNGYSKAGIPQHHPPMAQNLQYPDDSDDEKKPGPLGGSTYEDEDEEAGGERKLGGPKVYEEDAKRPYFTVDEGEAHPEPYDERTLGFQYDPEQLDMAENMVSQNDGSFISKKEWYV; translated from the exons GGCTGCAGGCTCAGACCGTGCTGGTCAATGACACCGTGTCGGGGTTCATCGGCACAGACGTGGTCCTGCACTGCAGCTTCACCAACCCCCTCCCCAATGTGAAGATCACGCAGGTGACGTGGCAGAAGGCCACCAACGGCACCAAGCAGAATGTGGCCATCTACAACCCTGCCATGGGGGTGTCCATCCTGTCCCCCTACAAGGAGAGGGTGACCTTCCGGAACCCTTCCTTCAAGGATGGCACCATCCAGCTCTCCCggctggagctggaggatgAGGGGGTTTACATCTGTGAGTTTGCAACGTTCCCCACCGGCAACCGGGAAGGGCAGCTGAACCTCACTGTGCTGG CCAAGCCCACGAACTGGATGGAGGGCACCAAGAGGCCGCTCATTGCGAAGTCTGGCAGGACAGAGAAGATCCTGGTGGCCACCTGCACCTCCTCCAACGGGAAGCCCCCCAGCACTGTCACCTGGGACACCAAGCTGAAGGGGGAGGCGGAATTCCAGGAGATCAGGAACAGCAACGGCACCTTCACGGTGATCAGCCGGTACCGGCTGGTGCCGAGCCGGGAGGCCCATCGGCAGCAGCTCATGTGCGTGGTCAACTACCAGCTGGACAGGTTCACTGACAGCATCACCCTCAACGTGCAGT ACGAGCCAGAAGTCACCATCGAGGGCTTCGATGGCAACTGGTTCCTCAACCGCAAGGATGTGAAGCTGATATGCAAATCTGATGCCAACCCCCCAGCTCACACCTACGAATGGAAGCT GCCAAACGGGACTCTGCCAGGGAGTGTGGAAATCCAGAACAACACCATCTACTTCAAAGGGCCCGTGTCCTACAGCGTGGCCGGCACCTACGTCTGCGAGGCCACCAACGCCATCGGCACGCGGTCGGGCCTGGTGGAGGTCAATGTCACAG AATTCCCCTACACCCCGTCTCCAATCGATGATCACAAATCCATGGTGCAGCCGAACATCCCCACACCGGTGATTGGGGGCATAGTGGGCGGCGTCTCGCTGGTCCTGCTGGTGGCCGTGGTGCTCTTTGTGGTACTCCGGCGCCGGCGTCACACCTTCAAGGGTGACTACAGCACAAAGAAGCACGTGTACGGCAACGGCTACAGCAAGGCCGGCATCCCGCAGCACCACCCCCCCATGGCCCAGAACCTGCAGTACCCCGACGACTCGGACGACGAGAAGAAGCCGGGCCCGTTGGGCGGCAGCACCTACGAGGACGAGGACGAGGAGGCGGGCGGCGAGCGCAAGCTGGGCGGCCCCAAGGTGTACGAGGAGGACGCCAAGAGGCCTTACTTCACCGTAGACGAGGGGGAGGCCCACCCTGAGCCCTACGACGAAAGGACACTCGGCTTCCAGTACGACCCCGAGCAGCTCGACATGGCCGAGAACATGGTGTCGCAGAACGACGGgtcttttatttccaaaaagGAGTGGTACGTGTAG